From Paenibacillus graminis, a single genomic window includes:
- a CDS encoding MFS transporter, giving the protein MEKVQEKHSPQTTPSISRKTALLFAAASGLSVANIYFAQPLLDAIAAEFGIRHSAVGIIITLTQICYAAGLLLLVPLGDLLNRRRLITGQMLLSVLALLIVGTASSGIMLSIGIAGVGLLAVAAQTLVAFAASLASPAERGRIVGVVTSGIVIGILLARTFAGLLTDVAGWRSVYLASAGMTLFMAAALYKVLPAAGAAKKSLSYLTLVHSVFLLFAHERILRVRAVFAFFIFTAFSILWTSLVLPLSAPPYSLSHTAIGAFGLAGAAGALGAAKAGRLADRGFGRHTTVIALSLLLLSWLPISRAEHSLFVLVIGIIILDLAVQAIHVTNQSLIFKVRPEARSRLTAGYMMFYSLGSASGSIASTQVYSYAGWNGVCLLGALVSALALVFALCSSRIRKDGR; this is encoded by the coding sequence ATGGAGAAGGTCCAAGAGAAACACAGCCCACAAACGACCCCTTCCATCTCGCGAAAGACCGCCCTCTTGTTTGCAGCCGCCAGCGGGCTTTCCGTCGCCAACATCTATTTCGCCCAGCCTTTGCTGGATGCCATCGCCGCGGAGTTCGGTATCCGGCATTCTGCGGTCGGCATTATTATCACGCTTACTCAAATCTGTTATGCGGCAGGACTGCTGCTGCTGGTTCCGCTTGGCGATTTGCTGAACCGGCGCCGCTTAATCACCGGACAGATGCTATTATCCGTCTTGGCTCTTTTAATAGTTGGGACGGCCTCAAGCGGAATTATGCTGTCCATAGGCATAGCCGGGGTAGGATTACTCGCCGTTGCCGCACAGACTCTCGTAGCGTTCGCCGCGAGTCTCGCCTCTCCCGCCGAGCGGGGGCGGATTGTGGGTGTGGTGACCAGCGGAATCGTGATAGGTATCCTGCTTGCGCGGACTTTTGCGGGATTATTGACGGATGTTGCGGGTTGGCGGTCTGTTTATCTGGCATCTGCGGGAATGACACTGTTTATGGCCGCGGCATTGTACAAAGTACTTCCTGCTGCAGGGGCCGCCAAAAAATCCTTGTCTTACTTGACTCTGGTACATTCCGTGTTCCTGTTGTTCGCCCATGAACGAATATTGCGGGTACGCGCCGTTTTCGCTTTCTTCATTTTTACCGCTTTCAGCATATTATGGACTTCACTGGTGCTGCCTCTCAGTGCTCCGCCTTATTCACTTTCGCATACCGCTATCGGAGCCTTCGGTCTGGCCGGGGCCGCCGGAGCCTTAGGCGCAGCCAAGGCAGGACGGCTTGCAGACCGGGGCTTCGGCCGGCACACCACCGTCATCGCCCTAAGTCTCCTGCTGTTGTCCTGGCTGCCGATCAGCCGGGCGGAGCATTCGCTTTTTGTTTTGGTCATAGGCATTATCATCCTGGATTTGGCGGTACAAGCCATACATGTCACCAACCAGAGCCTGATCTTTAAGGTACGGCCCGAGGCACGCAGCAGACTCACTGCCGGTTATATGATGTTCTATTCTCTGGGCAGCGCCTCCGGCTCTATCGCCTCTACCCAGGTCTACAGTTACGCAGGATGGAATGGGGTATGCCTGCTGGGCGCGCTCGTCAGTGCCCTGGCGCTTGTTTTTGCACTCTGTTCTTCCAGAATCCGCAAGGATGGCAGATAG
- a CDS encoding WecB/TagA/CpsF family glycosyltransferase, with amino-acid sequence MNGTVSILGVPFSKLTLEETTLHLAEQIENKRDKLFHLITANPEITLASQSDELLQRIIQSADMVVPDGIGIVLAARRQGNPIPERVTGYDLLLKLLEQGNKRSWSFYFLGTDEETSRQAVEKIKHSYPRVRIAGRHHGFFDAAEETEIIAGIQQSKPDILILAMGAPFSDKWLHRHKSELAGVQLVFGVGGSLDVISGKVKPTPPVWKKLNLEWAHRLLFSPVAKGQKSRWRRQSALPKFVYRTMIRQMIRR; translated from the coding sequence ATGAACGGAACGGTGAGCATTTTAGGTGTGCCATTTTCCAAGCTGACGCTTGAGGAGACGACACTTCATTTAGCTGAACAAATTGAGAACAAGCGGGACAAGCTGTTTCATCTGATCACGGCCAATCCTGAAATAACGCTCGCAAGCCAATCGGATGAGCTGCTGCAGCGCATAATCCAATCAGCGGATATGGTTGTTCCAGATGGTATCGGCATCGTATTGGCGGCGAGAAGACAAGGTAATCCCATCCCCGAAAGGGTTACGGGATATGATCTTCTGCTGAAACTATTGGAGCAGGGGAATAAGCGGAGCTGGAGTTTTTATTTTTTGGGTACAGATGAAGAAACCAGCAGGCAAGCGGTGGAAAAGATCAAGCACAGTTACCCAAGAGTCAGGATTGCCGGCAGGCATCATGGATTTTTTGACGCAGCGGAGGAAACGGAGATCATCGCCGGCATTCAACAGTCCAAGCCGGACATTCTTATTCTTGCTATGGGTGCTCCGTTCTCGGACAAATGGCTTCATAGGCATAAGAGTGAGCTTGCGGGAGTTCAACTGGTTTTTGGCGTAGGGGGCAGTCTGGATGTGATTTCGGGAAAAGTAAAGCCTACACCTCCTGTATGGAAAAAGCTTAACCTCGAGTGGGCACACCGCTTGCTGTTTTCTCCCGTTGCCAAGGGACAGAAATCGCGCTGGCGCAGACAATCCGCGCTGCCGAAATTTGTATACCGGACGATGATCCGTCAGATGATCCGGAGATAA
- a CDS encoding GNAT family N-acetyltransferase, translating to MIRLCEKKDEENMYQIINDAAKAYQGVIPADRYHEPYMSRDELVREIQDGVVFWGFEDNGELCGVMGIQDKGEVSLIRHAYVRTAQRQGGIGSKLLKHIIERTSKPILIGTWEAANWAISFYIKNGFRLVPADEKRHLLSQYWSIPERQVETSVVLSNQGRPDR from the coding sequence GTGATCCGATTGTGCGAGAAGAAGGACGAGGAGAACATGTACCAGATTATCAACGATGCCGCTAAGGCATACCAGGGTGTCATTCCGGCGGACCGTTATCATGAGCCGTACATGAGCCGGGATGAACTTGTACGGGAAATTCAGGATGGGGTCGTCTTTTGGGGATTTGAAGACAATGGGGAACTGTGTGGTGTGATGGGGATTCAGGATAAAGGCGAGGTGTCACTAATCAGACATGCCTATGTCCGAACGGCTCAGCGTCAAGGCGGGATTGGAAGCAAGCTGCTAAAGCACATTATAGAACGTACAAGCAAGCCAATCCTGATCGGTACATGGGAAGCGGCAAATTGGGCAATCTCTTTTTACATCAAAAATGGCTTCAGGCTGGTACCTGCCGACGAGAAACGACACTTGCTCAGCCAATACTGGAGCATCCCGGAACGGCAGGTCGAAACGTCAGTAGTTCTTAGTAACCAGGGCAGGCCGGATAGATGA
- a CDS encoding TetR/AcrR family transcriptional regulator — protein MVRPREFDEEKALHAAMQIFWEKGYEATSLSDLTATMGIQRPSIYSAFGDKKGLFEAALRMYTKSHAASVRASLQKKAPVKAAFRTFFEHLVEEEYREEGSNKGCFCINTMVELSPHDPKFEILTREHQMYLAVIFQETLERGMRTGELDPRTDAKGLAQSLVIALIGLTVMMKCRPERNFMDQAVHSMLSSNGLY, from the coding sequence ATGGTGCGGCCACGTGAGTTCGACGAAGAGAAGGCGCTGCATGCTGCCATGCAGATCTTTTGGGAAAAAGGCTATGAAGCGACCTCGCTAAGCGACCTTACTGCAACAATGGGCATTCAGAGGCCAAGCATATATTCGGCTTTCGGAGACAAGAAGGGTTTATTTGAAGCTGCCTTGCGGATGTATACCAAATCCCATGCGGCCAGTGTGCGGGCCAGTCTTCAGAAGAAGGCTCCTGTGAAGGCGGCTTTCCGCACTTTTTTTGAACATTTGGTGGAGGAAGAGTACAGGGAGGAAGGTTCGAATAAAGGCTGTTTCTGCATCAACACAATGGTGGAGCTATCACCGCATGATCCGAAGTTTGAGATACTGACCAGAGAACACCAGATGTATCTTGCCGTGATTTTTCAGGAAACGTTGGAACGGGGGATGCGGACAGGTGAGCTTGATCCCCGTACGGATGCCAAAGGGCTGGCCCAGTCGCTGGTCATTGCACTGATTGGGCTTACTGTAATGATGAAATGCCGTCCCGAGCGGAATTTTATGGATCAGGCTGTACATTCGATGCTTAGCAGTAACGGCTTATATTAA
- a CDS encoding extracellular solute-binding protein → MVKLNKLGSFLMITALVTLTACSGTSDENASKGNAASNSSASTSEADAAFAKGKYDPPIEISSVLMPKKYVHGDTKENNVHDRWMLETLGIKHKDTWYPANDDQYRQKLQLAISSGEKLPDFVSVPTNAVLTNQLIDSGQFIPIDELFDKYANKILKDHAAAHPELWYPFMRDGKKYNMPILEYTDNDDTLLWLREDWMEKLNLEAPKTIADLENIMDKFKNQNPDGLAPKDVYPLAISLKNNTNTWMGSLDWLFGAYGTIEEQWNKDANGNLEYGSVNPGAKQALAKLKEWMDKGYIHADSALWDEAKSAESWTKGTAGILPGANWVPDWPAPDLLKNVKGSKYKAYPIPAGPDGLIGTKWQNSGVNASIMINKDAKHPEAIFLYYNYLLDNLANPAAGSPYEYGFAKGYDWDIIDGQPTSDKEKIKDFSNEFPFLTGPARIPDLYMKTLVKLANGEKPVTPYEKQMAEFRKPENWAAAKIVMSQKDIRKQNYFTGAATPTMVSKWNLLRQSEMETFNKIIYGKLPVDAFDEFVTNWKANGGDQITKEVNDWYKSVSTK, encoded by the coding sequence ATGGTTAAGCTCAACAAATTAGGCTCGTTCCTCATGATTACGGCTCTCGTCACACTCACAGCCTGCAGCGGGACATCGGATGAGAATGCATCAAAAGGCAATGCGGCTTCCAATAGCAGTGCCAGCACGTCTGAAGCCGATGCGGCCTTCGCCAAAGGCAAATACGATCCGCCGATTGAAATCAGCTCCGTATTAATGCCGAAGAAATACGTGCACGGCGACACGAAGGAAAACAATGTACATGACCGCTGGATGCTGGAGACTCTGGGGATCAAACATAAAGATACCTGGTACCCCGCCAATGACGACCAATACAGACAAAAGCTTCAGCTTGCCATCTCCTCCGGCGAGAAGCTGCCTGATTTCGTATCGGTACCGACCAATGCGGTATTAACCAACCAATTGATTGATTCCGGCCAGTTCATTCCGATTGATGAGCTGTTTGACAAGTACGCCAACAAAATTCTGAAGGACCATGCGGCGGCACATCCTGAGCTGTGGTATCCGTTCATGAGAGACGGCAAGAAATATAATATGCCGATTCTGGAATACACTGACAATGACGATACGCTGCTGTGGCTCCGTGAGGATTGGATGGAGAAGCTGAATCTGGAGGCGCCCAAGACCATCGCCGACTTGGAAAATATTATGGACAAATTCAAGAATCAGAACCCTGATGGCCTGGCTCCCAAAGATGTGTATCCGCTCGCGATTTCACTAAAAAACAATACAAACACTTGGATGGGCTCACTGGACTGGCTGTTTGGCGCTTACGGCACCATCGAGGAGCAATGGAACAAGGATGCAAACGGCAATCTGGAGTATGGTTCTGTAAATCCGGGTGCGAAGCAAGCTCTTGCGAAGCTGAAGGAATGGATGGATAAAGGTTATATTCATGCGGACTCCGCTCTCTGGGATGAAGCCAAATCAGCCGAAAGCTGGACCAAAGGCACCGCGGGCATTCTGCCAGGGGCCAACTGGGTACCGGACTGGCCTGCTCCCGATCTGCTCAAGAATGTAAAAGGCTCCAAGTACAAGGCCTATCCGATTCCTGCAGGACCGGATGGTCTGATCGGCACCAAATGGCAAAATTCCGGTGTCAACGCCAGCATTATGATTAATAAGGATGCCAAGCATCCGGAAGCGATCTTCCTGTACTACAATTATTTGCTCGACAACTTGGCTAATCCGGCTGCTGGCAGCCCGTACGAATATGGCTTTGCCAAAGGCTACGACTGGGATATCATTGATGGCCAGCCAACCAGCGATAAAGAAAAGATCAAGGACTTCTCCAACGAATTCCCGTTCTTGACCGGCCCGGCCCGTATTCCTGATTTGTATATGAAGACACTCGTCAAGCTTGCAAACGGTGAAAAACCGGTAACCCCCTATGAAAAACAAATGGCTGAGTTCCGCAAGCCGGAGAACTGGGCTGCCGCCAAGATCGTAATGTCGCAGAAAGATATCCGCAAGCAGAACTATTTTACCGGTGCAGCCACACCGACTATGGTCTCCAAGTGGAACCTGCTGCGCCAGTCCGAGATGGAAACCTTCAACAAAATCATCTACGGCAAATTGCCGGTTGATGCCTTTGACGAATTTGTCACCAACTGGAAAGCTAACGGCGGGGACCAAATCACGAAGGAAGTCAACGACTGGTACAAGTCGGTATCAACCAAATAA
- a CDS encoding response regulator transcription factor: MQMIIVDDEAHWVDNLSTTKPWHTLGIEQVHKAYSASEALQIIETHPIDIVISDIQMPEMTGLELMERIRRRDKKIKCIILSGHSEFEFAKSAIQHSAVDYLLKPPTDSELLGAVQTAIGQLNAEWELISSLERTQYTLRENLPLLRGQLLLSALQGQRMPADEWERKLENYGLPFRTGDCALMLVRLEEEFGQYKNNGQPLIEYAVINMAEEIIGECMEVWGVKEEHGYLVFLLQLKEKAADLGTDGLLEQLSVQLQYKVKQFLKGSLSIVITEWFRFPDQLPEQFRRASAYFRQIVGDEREFVMRVSDLHEPSQQGPLDALYTPPSLINLLESGHWEAAGAKLMDVCAELDEKWPESWEHCMEAGFLITAAFSNLAHRNGLTLVKLLGTDIEELQSGEAFTSINKLRVWSLSVLAKLKEGTSSEIKDIRSLYVKKIQEFTDKNLHLDVSLRVLADHVNLHPTHLSKIYKIETGEGISEYISRLRMDRACHMLKTTSKKVYEISTDIGYMDPAYFIKVFKRQFGVTPQEYRDGKK; this comes from the coding sequence ATGCAAATGATCATTGTTGACGATGAAGCCCACTGGGTGGACAACCTGTCCACGACCAAACCCTGGCACACGTTGGGAATTGAACAAGTACACAAGGCTTACTCCGCTTCCGAGGCGCTTCAGATTATTGAGACACACCCTATAGACATTGTGATCTCTGATATTCAAATGCCTGAAATGACGGGACTTGAGCTGATGGAGCGGATACGGAGACGGGATAAGAAAATCAAATGCATTATCTTATCCGGGCACTCGGAATTTGAATTCGCCAAAAGCGCCATTCAGCACAGCGCAGTCGATTATCTGCTCAAGCCGCCGACAGACAGCGAACTGTTAGGTGCCGTCCAAACCGCGATTGGACAATTGAACGCCGAGTGGGAGCTGATCAGCTCCCTGGAACGGACCCAATATACGCTGAGGGAAAATCTGCCGCTGCTGCGCGGCCAGCTCCTGCTGAGTGCCCTTCAGGGGCAACGGATGCCGGCCGACGAATGGGAACGCAAGCTGGAAAATTACGGTCTTCCCTTCCGCACTGGAGACTGTGCTCTGATGCTTGTCCGGCTGGAGGAAGAATTCGGACAATATAAGAACAACGGCCAGCCGCTCATTGAATATGCGGTTATCAATATGGCCGAAGAGATCATTGGCGAATGTATGGAGGTCTGGGGCGTCAAGGAAGAGCATGGGTATCTTGTATTTCTGCTGCAGCTGAAGGAAAAAGCCGCAGACCTGGGGACAGACGGCCTTTTGGAGCAGCTGTCCGTGCAGCTGCAGTACAAGGTTAAGCAATTCCTGAAGGGTTCCCTGTCGATAGTGATTACGGAATGGTTCAGGTTCCCTGACCAGCTGCCCGAACAGTTCCGCCGGGCGTCAGCCTATTTCCGCCAGATTGTCGGAGACGAGCGGGAATTCGTCATGAGGGTAAGCGACTTGCACGAACCGTCCCAGCAAGGGCCGCTGGACGCACTGTACACCCCGCCTTCCCTGATTAATCTGCTTGAATCCGGCCACTGGGAAGCAGCCGGGGCCAAGCTGATGGATGTATGCGCAGAGCTGGATGAGAAATGGCCCGAATCCTGGGAGCACTGCATGGAGGCCGGATTCTTAATCACGGCTGCTTTCTCCAACCTGGCGCACCGGAATGGCCTTACCCTGGTGAAGCTGCTGGGGACAGATATTGAAGAGCTGCAGAGCGGGGAAGCCTTTACCTCCATCAACAAGCTTAGAGTGTGGTCACTCAGCGTACTTGCCAAGCTGAAAGAGGGGACCTCCAGCGAGATCAAAGACATCCGTTCCCTGTACGTGAAGAAGATTCAGGAATTTACGGATAAGAATCTGCATCTTGATGTCTCCTTGCGGGTTCTGGCAGACCATGTCAATCTGCATCCGACCCATCTATCCAAAATCTACAAGATCGAAACGGGCGAAGGCATCAGCGAATACATCTCACGCCTGCGTATGGACCGTGCCTGCCATATGCTGAAGACTACTAGCAAAAAGGTGTATGAAATCAGCACGGACATTGGATATATGGACCCTGCCTATTTCATCAAAGTATTCAAACGCCAGTTTGGGGTCACGCCGCAGGAATACCGGGACGGGAAAAAATAG
- a CDS encoding putative RNA methyltransferase, with amino-acid sequence MSATTKKIILAGLMAANPGLFCCPLCACPMSLTGCKSLICSNHHCFDLARGGYINLLPRPAGGKYGKELFASRKAVVNSGFFAPVDTYISGLITGRELAGNGPHRILDAGCGEGSHLAAIQGLAAAGPHRSLLGVGLDISKEGIALAAKNNSESTIWCVGDLAHSPFGSGQFHSVLSILAPSNYAEFQRLLTPDGIIVKVIPGPGYLQELRELLYGCLSRQTNADNEIRERFSETFEITEARRFQYKVCLQPPLLQQVISMTPLSWAADKARLRNALQLYELEISVDLTVLAGRKQPS; translated from the coding sequence ATGTCCGCAACCACTAAAAAAATAATTCTGGCCGGGCTTATGGCTGCTAATCCGGGGCTGTTTTGCTGTCCTCTTTGTGCATGTCCGATGAGCCTTACCGGATGTAAAAGCCTGATCTGCAGCAATCATCACTGCTTTGACCTGGCGAGGGGCGGGTATATCAATCTGCTCCCCCGCCCGGCGGGAGGAAAATACGGGAAGGAACTGTTTGCCTCCAGAAAAGCTGTCGTAAACAGCGGGTTCTTTGCACCTGTAGATACTTATATCTCCGGCCTGATTACAGGCAGGGAGCTTGCCGGGAACGGGCCGCACCGGATTCTCGACGCCGGCTGCGGTGAAGGCTCGCATCTGGCAGCCATTCAGGGACTCGCAGCGGCTGGTCCGCACCGTTCACTGCTTGGCGTGGGGCTCGATATCTCGAAAGAAGGCATTGCGCTCGCTGCCAAGAACAATAGCGAAAGTACTATCTGGTGTGTAGGCGATCTTGCACATTCACCCTTTGGCAGCGGGCAGTTTCATTCGGTTCTGAGCATCCTTGCCCCTTCCAATTATGCGGAATTTCAACGGCTGCTTACTCCTGACGGAATCATCGTCAAAGTCATTCCCGGCCCCGGTTATCTTCAAGAGCTGCGCGAGCTGCTCTATGGGTGCTTAAGCAGACAGACGAACGCGGATAACGAAATCCGTGAACGCTTTAGTGAGACTTTTGAAATAACTGAGGCCCGGCGCTTCCAATACAAGGTCTGCCTGCAACCACCTCTCCTACAGCAAGTGATCAGCATGACTCCCTTGTCCTGGGCTGCAGACAAAGCCAGGCTCCGGAACGCGCTTCAGCTATACGAACTGGAGATTTCGGTGGATCTGACCGTACTTGCTGGCCGGAAGCAGCCTTCATAA
- a CDS encoding NUDIX domain-containing protein has protein sequence MQLRQMAVAFIFNKRREVLFLQKKPTSAFLPGLLVPVGGHMESGEISDPKRACLREIQEETGLGEHALTGLELRYIVHRMKDEREIRIQYIFTGEAAADSELVESDEGQLLWVDCNEVSSQHVSASTEAVIRHFLETGIYNHKTYIGTMHGKQGQAAMNWAVLEDWESRVSL, from the coding sequence GTGCAGCTTAGGCAAATGGCCGTAGCCTTCATATTTAATAAGCGCAGGGAAGTGTTATTTCTGCAAAAGAAACCAACCAGTGCGTTTCTTCCCGGACTGCTTGTTCCCGTCGGAGGACATATGGAGAGCGGTGAGATCAGCGATCCGAAGCGGGCATGCCTTAGGGAGATTCAAGAGGAGACTGGGCTGGGAGAACACGCGCTTACCGGATTGGAACTCCGGTACATCGTGCACAGAATGAAGGATGAGCGGGAGATCCGCATTCAATACATTTTCACAGGAGAGGCAGCGGCGGACAGCGAACTGGTTGAGAGTGATGAAGGCCAACTGCTCTGGGTGGACTGCAATGAAGTATCCAGCCAGCACGTCTCAGCTTCTACTGAAGCAGTGATACGGCACTTCCTTGAAACTGGAATATATAATCACAAAACTTACATTGGCACCATGCACGGTAAGCAGGGACAAGCAGCAATGAACTGGGCGGTGCTCGAGGATTGGGAAAGCAGGGTGAGTCTATGA
- a CDS encoding GNAT family N-acetyltransferase: MDKENNDKILRLISLISTGAEDYVRTAFAKQRVTVVYYEESGDNQGVFCFAEDDDCIIAYAVFNQIARIGLLLRVIENSMKPYLEADECRELCFNVYGENRDVIEFVRSLGFVSDMEGYQLMYDSASQLLLDEQSELWEREFTPDMLESFIELFDGAYYSLNEDNGWEVDRYRNNPDTFMRTLTGYGSAGGVQSFWLHHQLVGACISEGQFIRDVVVAPQYQNCGYGRTILQGCVKRMRALYAEGNIYLRVAASNTGAKRFYERNHFVECGFFADHTYPSPDR, translated from the coding sequence ATGGACAAAGAGAATAATGATAAAATACTGCGGCTTATTTCGCTAATTTCAACTGGAGCAGAGGATTACGTCAGGACTGCTTTTGCCAAACAAAGGGTAACGGTTGTGTACTATGAAGAATCCGGGGATAATCAGGGTGTGTTTTGTTTCGCAGAGGATGACGATTGCATTATCGCTTACGCTGTTTTTAATCAAATAGCCCGGATCGGTTTATTGTTAAGGGTTATAGAGAATAGTATGAAGCCTTACCTGGAAGCGGATGAGTGCAGAGAATTGTGCTTTAATGTATATGGTGAAAATAGGGATGTTATTGAATTTGTCAGATCCCTTGGTTTTGTCTCAGATATGGAAGGGTATCAGCTCATGTATGACTCTGCTTCGCAGCTTCTCTTGGACGAACAGTCTGAATTATGGGAACGGGAGTTCACGCCGGATATGCTGGAGTCGTTTATTGAATTATTTGACGGAGCATATTATTCATTAAATGAAGACAATGGCTGGGAAGTAGATCGATACCGGAACAACCCGGATACCTTTATGAGGACACTTACCGGATACGGATCGGCTGGAGGGGTGCAATCATTTTGGCTGCATCATCAATTAGTGGGTGCATGTATTTCAGAAGGACAATTTATCCGCGATGTCGTTGTAGCACCACAATACCAGAACTGCGGGTATGGGCGAACCATTTTGCAGGGCTGTGTTAAACGCATGAGGGCCTTGTATGCCGAGGGAAACATCTATCTGCGGGTGGCGGCAAGCAACACAGGGGCTAAAAGATTCTATGAAAGAAATCATTTCGTCGAGTGCGGCTTTTTTGCTGATCATACTTACCCAAGTCCAGACCGCTAA
- the aroB gene encoding 3-dehydroquinate synthase, whose translation MSRTFQVVLKKVVDDSYAIEIGELLFDSLIADLQQGLVPNVSKYAIITDSTVEPLYGRPLLERLRQNGFAAELFSFPAGEASKTRETKALLEDQLLNRAYGRDSCIIAIGGGAVTDLAGFLAGTFGRGVPSLNYATTLLAAADASVGGKTGVNTPVATNLIGLFHQPRKVYIDLAAWRTLPAREFRSGLAETIRHACLGDADFFSYLEENMGKVISDRGQLVLDAGVCEHIALANCRIKYEVVEQDERESNLRQILNLGHTAGRALEALSGYRLLHGEAVAIGLVVQAKLGVKRGYMSEDQAERLIALLKKAGLPTEIPASISNRQLVDKMYTDKKVRSGRIRFVFQDGIGAMKCFADGSYSIPVEEADILAALEEMPRM comes from the coding sequence ATGTCCCGAACCTTTCAGGTTGTGCTGAAAAAGGTAGTCGATGACTCCTACGCGATTGAGATCGGGGAGTTGCTGTTCGATTCGCTGATTGCGGATTTGCAGCAAGGGCTGGTGCCGAATGTGAGCAAATACGCCATTATTACTGATTCTACGGTTGAGCCGCTCTATGGCCGTCCTTTGCTTGAACGGCTGCGGCAAAATGGCTTTGCAGCTGAATTGTTTTCTTTTCCGGCAGGGGAAGCGTCCAAAACCCGGGAAACGAAGGCGCTGCTGGAGGATCAGCTGCTAAACCGCGCTTACGGGCGGGACTCCTGTATCATCGCCATAGGCGGCGGGGCGGTGACTGATCTGGCCGGATTTCTGGCCGGAACCTTTGGCCGCGGAGTGCCAAGCCTGAATTATGCAACAACCCTGCTGGCCGCAGCTGACGCATCGGTCGGCGGCAAAACCGGTGTGAATACGCCGGTGGCCACAAATCTGATCGGCCTCTTCCACCAGCCGCGTAAGGTGTACATAGATTTGGCTGCTTGGCGCACGCTTCCCGCACGTGAATTCAGAAGCGGGCTGGCCGAAACCATCAGGCATGCGTGCCTGGGGGATGCGGATTTTTTCAGCTACCTGGAAGAGAACATGGGCAAGGTCATTTCGGACCGCGGACAGCTCGTGCTCGATGCCGGAGTCTGTGAGCATATTGCGCTTGCCAACTGCCGGATCAAATATGAAGTGGTAGAGCAGGATGAGCGTGAGAGCAATTTGCGGCAGATTCTCAATCTGGGCCACACCGCCGGGCGGGCGCTTGAGGCGCTGAGCGGCTATAGGCTGCTGCATGGAGAAGCGGTTGCGATCGGGCTGGTTGTTCAGGCTAAGCTGGGAGTGAAGCGCGGATACATGAGCGAAGATCAGGCGGAGCGATTAATTGCGCTGCTGAAGAAGGCGGGATTGCCGACGGAAATACCGGCTTCCATCTCGAACAGGCAGCTGGTGGATAAGATGTATACCGATAAAAAAGTACGCAGCGGCCGCATCCGTTTTGTGTTCCAGGACGGGATCGGTGCGATGAAATGTTTTGCGGATGGCTCCTATTCCATCCCGGTCGAAGAAGCCGATATTCTGGCAGCGCTGGAAGAGATGCCGCGTATGTAG